Part of the Ctenopharyngodon idella isolate HZGC_01 chromosome 24, HZGC01, whole genome shotgun sequence genome, ctgacagatatctatAGAGCTGGGTGACAcccaacacgttcgctagattctatagccttcgtgtggaACCGGTATCTTGGGTAACAATGAGACCCATGAGACCCatgtaaccctcattccctgaaggagggaacggaggcgtacgtcccgtcgcctcAGTTCCTGTGCCTTCTCTGTAGTGCAGATTCAagattgtctcctcagcgaaaaacagagtgcgttTGCATCCGCTTCCGTATTTATACCCTCCTcacgggggcggtgcgcattatgcaaatatcgcatgccaattccattggcttgtttttatacactcgaagctgatagggctctctagcaatatcccaattcgtcggtcactactgacgtacgtctccgttccctccttcagggaatgagggttacatacgtaactgaaacgttaccacttgtagtataCTTGAACCCATCTAtcatacacttttaaatatacttatCAGACATAGAAAATAGACTTATGGTTTATTGATACAGTTTTATATCTTAGaatattgcattttattatttgaaaataaacagTCTCATGGGTCTCATTGTTATTGTATTATGACTCTTTctgataataattagaaacaTGATTGGAAGTCCTGAAAAGTGCTGTTTCTATTATCATACAGTTAAAGTAAGATTTTGGtagtaaatattatttgtaataaattgTTTTGACAAGCAGGGACTTTTGagacttggaaaaaaaaaatcctccttTCAGTTACATTAGAATAACTCTTGCATACAATGTAATAGAGACCAAATTCAACATGTACTATAATATTTATCACTTTCAGCAGTGCTTTATGTAATTTCAAAGAGTTTCTTGCAAAATGACATCAAAACTTTGCATTTACACCACTGCATATGGAGTTTTTCAGTTTGGGTAGGCAGAATTCCACTAAATTGCCTAGAGATTAACAGGCCAATCGTGATTTGCTGTATACTGCATTTGTGTTGAAATGTGCTGGGTTGGTGCAAATGTTTACTTTAAGACAGTAAATATGTTAGGACAACTACTTGATAGCTGTTGTTGAATTACAACCTTTAAAAAATGATGAATTGCACAGTGTCATATTCTGAGTTTGTTTTGGTCATGTTTATTGTTCGTTTTTCAGTTTGATTTGTCATGTTCTAGTTTGCCTGCTTCTAGCTTGTTAATTAGTTCTGATCTCCTCTGTTCCCTGCCAtttagtttctatggttattgaTTGATTGTCCTCAGTTCAGGTGTGTATTGTTGAGTTACCTTGTTTAGTCTCTAATTCTCTTAGTTGctcttgtttctttgtttggtgatagttgtgttttgtttgttatgttATTGTTTCCTCTTGTGATTTTGTGGATTAAAGATTACCTACCTCAGATTCTTGCCACCTGTACCTTTGTGAGTGAGCTCTACCCAGCAGTACCGTGACacacagcttaaaaaaaaaaaaaaacacacctttGCATTAACTGAACATTAAAGAACTCTGGATATCTGTGGCTACATGCTGACCCAGAGGGTCCAGAAAGTCAAAGTCACGACAGGTGTTGTCAAACATTCTTATGACTAGGTTTTAGTGAAGAAAAACACTAAGACTTAAAATGGAGTAAccaactttatttcaacatattGAAAGCAAAGTCCCAATGGTATATGCTATAAAGTAAGAATGCAGTAAGACagaaagtgaagaaaaaaaaaaaaatatgacaacaAATATGATTCATAGAAATATGTAATGCTGATAATCAGTAATATATTATAAGTTTATACTGGATACAGATGAAAATctaaattttaaacaataggcAAGTGGAAAACAAAGCTTTTAAATGCACCTAATGCATAAGTACTACAGAATACAGTGTATATTTCTCCCTCCACCCAATCCACTGTGCCTGCTAAGATTCGTTTGCAGTTTGAGTGCATgagattttgttattttaatcatCAACACAAAGTTTCATATATACCACAATGGATTGTATTGTATTTAGTAGTTACATCTACTCTAACTGAAAAATTGCTTTGCTATATACCAACCTCctctctgctttttttttttttcagcaatgcTTTCAGATATCCAAGTAATTGTTTGAAAAGTTAGAATTAAGGTATTTAACTGAGGCACTTGGTTATCCTTGGAGTTAACCAgtcctgattttttttcatgaatgcGCAGGTGGCAGCGGGACTTCAGTTGGAGGGTTTGGCTCATCGTCAATCTTTAAATCACGGCAGAACAAAACTGTTTCTTGACCAAGACCCAGTTTGTACTGCCACAGATATACACGCTCGTTTGGCTTCAGCTCCAATGTGAGCTGTTCTTCCACTTCAGTCGCTTCATTCCAGCTTTCGTTTTCAGTGCTGACATATGAACCTCCATATTCGGTAGAAAGGGAGAACTGGCACTTTGCAATTAACCCTAAGAGGTCTTTAGATTCAGCCGAGGTTGACATGGCTATCTTCCAGTTGTGTGTGATCTCAGACATCTTCTCCTTGTTGTAACCAACCtttttgttaattctctttTGCCATGTCACTGgtgaatttctgtcattagttaTAGTTTTAATGTTCTCCCAAATGCCAAAGGCTGGGCCTTTAGTTATTGACAGCCCTCCAGGCAAGAAGTTAAGAACGTCAGGATGAACAGAATAGACACCAGTGCACTCGTCTTTGTTGAAGTTTGTGCCTTTGTAGTACTCAACTCCCCACTCTGAGACTGGCTTGAGGAAGTAGTAGTGGTTTGGCAGGCCCCAGTAATACAAACCGATTTTGCATTTGGGATGCAGCGGGTATTCTACAGCATCTGAGTCTTGATTCATGTTTGTTGTTCTTCGGTAAGTGCCCTTTCCTTGGAAGATGATGTAAAACTTGCCAAAGGCTGCAAGGTAGTGGTCTCCACCCTGGCAGTTGGGATGAAGGCTGTGAACTGAAGCACTGCTGTCTGTCGTCAGGTTGCTGACTCTACGGTATGACGTGCCCTTGATGATGTAAAAGTAGCCATCTCCACTACCAAGGTAATGGTCACCATTTTTGCAGGTAGGGTGCAGACTGAAAACAGAGATGTCTGAACCTTTATTGAAATTGCTTGACTGCATATAGCAGCCGAGATCAGAGCGGATTATATAATAGTAGCTGTTGATGCCACAGAAGTCGGTACCTTTGGTTTTGCTCTTGGGAATAATGCCTTCCATCATGCCTGAACCTGCAACACAGAATAAACCAAATGTTCAGTCTCCACCCCCAATGGAATGCGGTCGTTCCACTCATCCTGTAGATTGAGCTCACTGATTACCAAATCACTGTATCTTTATGTATGCTGTAATATGAGCTTTTAATTGAATGTATTTAGTTATTTGGCAGAAAAAAGAATGCACCTCTAATATGTAATATGTTGTTATatggtatataatttatattttttccaaaCAAATTCGTCCCACTTAGATATTTGTATTGTCGTGATTAAGCTTTACTTAGGGACTCATGTGGCTTTACTTAAACTACATCAGTCTTGGGACTTGACTGCATCCCATGAGGTAAAAGTCCAGGTCCTTATTAACCACTACGCACTCTGAAAATAACAAAACCATTGCTGCATTATCAATGGCACACTGCACAGTTAATTGTTCTGACTGTTGGATTTCACTTGGAACTACATAAACTCTACATAcaaactagttttttttttctttctttttttttccccataaaaTTATCAGTCTCTGGCTGAAACATCAAGTTCAGATTTGAAAATCTCACTTGTCCTGCTTTTTCACTTCACAGTTCAAAAAGCAGGCCAGGACTGTTCTAGCCAGGCTATATGTGTACATGATTAACCGGTTGGTCCAGTGAAACAACCAATCCTGAAAATTAATATGACAAGCTGTTTTTGATGAAACTATGAGCCTGGCAAACAACTAATAACAAGATATAATGAAAACTAGAAGAAGACTAGAAAACTAGACTTATCCTCTCACAGAAGGTGCTTTAATCCTTGCCTTGTTTTTCAGAACACATGCAATACTGAATGAAAGTTGACTGAAGTCTGCTAAATAATTATCAGAAGCATAATGACTGCTTCTAAAGCAGACTCCAAATTTAATAGCCTAATCTGAATAGTCTTCTAAGGAACTTTATAGAAACATTTGCCATGCCTTATACATATATAGCCTAcctataaaagaaaatgaaaattgttgACCAATGACCAATAAAGAAGTAGAATATTTTCTCACAACAGTAATatgctaaaataacaaaagatgCACACATCTATATACATGCAACTCCCCTAGAAATGGTTTGCAATCTGGTCCTCTTTctgttatatttaattaataaaccgATTAGTTAATGAGTTATtagtcaacattttttttaacatgtctgtaatacaaaataatattgtttGAACATTTTTAACAGCTGTCCTCCTtataaagttcaaaacaaacatacaaactaTAAGCCCACAAGTGCTATTGAGAAACACACTTACTTGGACAACTGTAGACAGCAGAACTGGTTCTGAAGAGCTTTCAAACCTGAGAGATACCTATCTGCAGGACTACAGGCTTCAAAGAGGGCTGGCAGAACACACCCACAGGCCTCAAGGCAGACCGGACAAAACTGCTTGGTGTTTACTAACTGTCAGTGCAATACTACAGGGACGTCAAAAAGTATTTGCCCCTTTTTCAGGTTTCTATTTGTGCAGATTTCTTTTGTATATGAGTGGAGACTGAGGGGggaaaatgacagaattcatACATTATTTGCAAAAGGATCTGATCCAATATAATGTCCAACTGCATTATATTTTGTCAGACCTTCTTCTTAACATACTAGTATAGTAACACACTATACATCATTTGAATTCTGTTTTGAAGAACCAACTGTGTTGACATGGATTCTGTGTGTAGGTGTTTATTTTACTGGTTGAGGGACCTCACAATGGCTACAACCAGCTCTATGGCTTTATCCATAGCCTGTCAACCTGCAATGATATGAACGTCATAAATAATAGCTTAcataaatatatgcatatataaaaatataattttaattgtttttactaATGACTGAAGACTGAAGAAGAGTGAAGTCGAAGAGTACCGTAAAATTTTATTATAGTTATGCTACCCATCCACAATCTGATtttctgacttgtgatgcagcctgaaaCATAATCACACCTTGTTCGTTcatttggccagaggagaactgatccGACTGAATCTGGTTTTCTCCATTCTGTTGCCTGTTGGAGTTTGGATTCCAttctgtcgcctctggcttgcttaattgtggacacttaatatttattaatatttttgatttgactgcactgacactattggatgagaactgaactgatgatgacatcactgtttttctgcagagctcctttatagatgaaatgaactaatttaaaaattgatgatctttacaacagaactgaatcaacactgaactgacttcagccaaacaatgacactctattcgtttagagctgctgtacagccaaaaagAACCATTTGCATCATTGGATCATATTCCTGTtgtcactgtaaagctgctttgaaacaatctgtattgtataaagctcTATTATATAAATTAAGGTGACTTGAATTGACTATAGAGGTTCTCAACTCTCAACACTCACCAGCCTGTATCTTTCTAGTGAtcctggggcctgtaccatgatgatAGTTGgacaaactcagggttatacACAGTAAAATCAGCAGTGTAAAAATTGCAgtgttaaatgttattaattcccAAAGAGTTGAATTAACAACCTACAGTGTTAATGAGTTCTGCTTTTCAGTGTAGTTACAGGGTGTTAAATGATGTGATATTATTTTTACActtaaagtgttaaaaaaaaagcgCCAATTTGTCTTGACTCCGCCCCTCTATGACTGTTGCCTTTTAAGACGATGAGTCGACAACGCCATTTTCTTTATGCGACTGAGACGGTAAGTGTGATTGCATTCTCTCtctaaaattaaataacaaaaaaaattgagttatcattatatagtaaaaaatataaatggagTTGAACACATTTGAAAATTACTAACTGCGCGTAATTTTGTCAGGTTTAAGAATGCTCCTTAAAGTAAAGTTCAGAGACTTGCAGAAGTACGTGAAAGTTTCTGACGTCGATTCCAAACTTTCGGATTTCCTGGATGAAGGTAATTTTATAAACTAAATTAGTAGTTAGTAGTGTGCTGACATTGTAATGggtatatatttttagttatttggATTTTGGTTTGTTCACAGCCTTTGTGAAGTTCGGCATTCCCGCCTCCAGTCAGGCCGAGGCGAAGCTTTTCGATGAGTCTGGAACTGAAGTGGACGAGGATGTCTTTGAGGAAGTTCTGAAGCAGCCAGATTTGGGCGTTTTTCTGCTCAGATTGGAGAATTTGTCAAATGGTAAATTTAGATTTACTTTGAAAGCGTTAAGTGCGGTATTGCTTTGTGTCTATTCATTGAAGTCGGTAAAAGTAGAACTGAAACGCGTTTTTTTTTGTGACGTATAACGTCACTCATTTAAAAAGTTATAggccccgggtatacttcattttctgtCGTGAAACGTTAATGCTATAAACGACATGAATTTTGTTGGTGTAAGTTTCGTTGCGTTTTCATACTGAAAATCATATCTGTCGTGTCGTCATATATGCGTCAGACACATTCGCGCTGCTATCAATTTTTCTTATATGAGAATTACGCTCATGCAAACATTGGGAGTGTTTTAAATCTTAAATTGTAATTCCAAAAGTTTTCCAATTCCAGCCGTTATTTTAGTGCGCACTGGCATTCGAGGTGAAATCAATCTTTGCTATCATTTCATACTGCATGTTATTTGATGTAGAAATAcagggtgtgtctcaatcagttCCCTAGCTCCCGACCCGAGCTCGTGAATCGGTATATCGTGTACACGAATttgggcactggtaaggacagtaaagGACGCTGGCccactacacattgggacacttaTGACTCCATTTCCGGCGACGAAgtcctcattgtacaacatcactgctggtatttatgaacaaaagcagagctgatatctttctgacattacttgtaatgttgtTCAGGGCTAAATAATAAGtactttgcttgttacatatacgtgcaacatttcagccttaaataaattataaatgttagctagattatTTTCATTACCTGTCTAACGAtatatgtttatgctgaaatatattaaaataatggtttgtatttttaaaaacctcTATTGTGCGTCACTATGTGTAGTGAGTTGGCTCGCGTGGTTTAAGTTTCGTGCTTCAGAACTTAAAGGGAGCATAGTGAACATCGATGCTCCTTGGttttcacagtgcattgtgggacttttagGGAGCGATTTTGCGATTGAGACAGCAAAATGGCCGACTCCCCGATCattgccctgactactgaaatagggagctgattgagatgcacaAGTCCTAAATATTTGTAGATTTACAAAGTTAAATGGAGAACTATATGTCTGTATGTATCTGTTCACcttataattaacattaatacattaatatagtatagtattaatttcatattaacatgcattattacacaaactattcatttatattatataaatagatttattaatcagattaaataaattctaaataaatGAGTGTTTCAGTCTTCCACATGAATGTTGCCAAGGTCATTAACTCTATAACAGTCATTTAATTTATCCttaaaaagtttatataaaTTGTCCTACAATTTGATACCAGTGCTAGATAGGTTTTCAGCTTATTCAAACTTGAGCATAATCAAAATTGTTTTACCATATTGAAAGTCCTAATTTAGTAAATTGCTTTACTGAATTTATTTTTCGTTATTGAATAATGTCTTCaactttttgaatttttgaAACCCTTTTTCAATAGAATTAGCACATACCCCTGCAGTGTCCAGTGAAGGAAGCTCCTCTGAGACTGCAAACTATGAATCTGATGACACGGTTATTCTGAGTGGCGGAAACCCTTCAAGAAAGCGGCAGAGAGACGAAGATGAAGCTAGAATTGtgagttgcatttttttttttttatttttttttttatatatatatatatatatatatatatatatatatatatatataatctataaTCTATCACTGGAGACGCATGCACGTGGAGGCGCTCGTTCACTGAAGTGTCTAGTTGAGAGGAAATTATCTCGCTTGCAAAAGGCTCGTCCACTCCTGACatcaaaatagaaatatttgcatgactttctaacatttacagatggagaacctgtgaaatgtaagttatgcactgaggaTAACCCCACAAATGCGTTAGCATTAAACAGCCTATAGCTTATCTGTCAGCACATGTATCTGTCAGAGCATCTGACGATGTAAGCCACTTTAAACTATAGGTTAGGAGTTATTTTGAagcccttaaagggttagttcactcaaaatcaaaaattattccatgatttactcatttatAAATCCCCCTTAAACTGCATGTTTAGCCACATGACTCTGCCCCGTCCAGTCAGTGGCATAAAAGCAACACTGAGGTAAACGCCGGTTCAACACACCGTGATGGCGCGCGAGCGGTGAGCAGTAagccttgcgtcttcactaaactttgtcagttgtatttgttttaaggTTTGCGATTTTAGATGACTGGATGTGTATTATTTCTAGCTACCATGCTCGTgcagctgcattgtggcacgaTCAAGCGCACAGAGAGGAAACCAGAAACTCgttgtcctgtgatttatcactaaagtagcttagaaactcaaattattatagcatatatttttcacgctgtaattttgcataaattTACAATctataataatgcataatattagtAGCCtatgtaattaaatttaatagtagcctatttaattaaaatgaatttcaataaataaaaatgttgttaaaaatcacacattatttgttgtttgtcacatgtagtagaccatttttgtgccGTAGGTAATAGGAGGATTTTCCACCTggctaccaccgcaagtatatttcaaaacCTGTTGGAAACACTGCTAACTCTTTAATGCGTTATACTAAACcacaaaaatttaataaaagaatCTGGCAAAGACGACATCCAAATGGGGTCAGAACAATTGGATCTCAATGCGTCTTGGGTGCGTTTACACATATACTGAGCTTTGTGACTACACAATCATGTTAACAGAATGGTTCTTGAGAGGTTGTCGTTGATTGTACTATGTAACTGTTTGCAGCTGGTCCAAACAATTCTGCAGGCTAAACCTGGTGGGGATGCAATCATCAGAGAGTACCAAAAAACCAAAAGCTTGACTGACAGCACCAG contains:
- the LOC127506776 gene encoding uncharacterized protein LOC127506776; amino-acid sequence: MMEGIIPKSKTKGTDFCGINSYYYIIRSDLGCYMQSSNFNKGSDISVFSLHPTCKNGDHYLGSGDGYFYIIKGTSYRRVSNLTTDSSASVHSLHPNCQGGDHYLAAFGKFYIIFQGKGTYRRTTNMNQDSDAVEYPLHPKCKIGLYYWGLPNHYYFLKPVSEWGVEYYKGTNFNKDECTGVYSVHPDVLNFLPGGLSITKGPAFGIWENIKTITNDRNSPVTWQKRINKKVGYNKEKMSEITHNWKIAMSTSAESKDLLGLIAKCQFSLSTEYGGSYVSTENESWNEATEVEEQLTLELKPNERVYLWQYKLGLGQETVLFCRDLKIDDEPNPPTEVPLPPAHS